In one window of Pseudobdellovibrionaceae bacterium DNA:
- the rplS gene encoding 50S ribosomal protein L19 produces the protein MDIVRRVAEALNAKANRFPEFKTGDTVSVSVKVTEGNKTRTQVYKGVVIKIQGRGAGRTFTVRKMSSGIGVERTFPFASPAIEQVKLESRGKVRRSRLFYLRGLRGRAARLQSEMVRPDEATVNTAKTAEVAEAKAENTEA, from the coding sequence ATGGACATAGTGCGACGAGTGGCTGAAGCCTTAAATGCAAAAGCTAATAGATTCCCAGAGTTTAAGACCGGTGACACGGTGAGCGTTTCGGTCAAGGTGACCGAGGGTAACAAAACTCGAACACAGGTTTACAAAGGCGTTGTGATCAAGATCCAAGGTAGAGGCGCGGGTCGCACATTTACAGTTCGAAAAATGTCGAGCGGTATAGGTGTTGAGCGTACTTTCCCATTTGCTAGCCCCGCTATTGAGCAGGTGAAACTAGAGTCCCGTGGTAAAGTTCGAAGATCTCGTCTATTTTATCTTCGCGGTCTCCGCGGAAGAGCAGCCCGTCTACAAAGCGAGATGGTTCGACCTGACGAGGCCACGGTGAACACAGCAAAAACTGCTGAAGTCGCAGAGGCGAAGGCCGAGAACACTGAGGCCTAA